Proteins from a genomic interval of Poecile atricapillus isolate bPoeAtr1 chromosome 1, bPoeAtr1.hap1, whole genome shotgun sequence:
- the LOC131593097 gene encoding trypsin I-P1-like — protein MKCLLLLAFIGVAVAFPTFAEDDDDKIVGGYTCAEHSVPYQVSLNSGYHFCGGSLISSQWVVSAAHCYKSRIQVQLGKHNLELSESTQQFINSAKVIRHPGFSAYTLDNDIMLIKLATPAQLNRAVQTVPLPTSCVATGTTCLISGWGNTLSNGVYNPDELQCLDAPVLSASECSDAYPGQITKNMMCVGFLEGGKDSCQGDSGGPVVCNGELQGIVSWGFGCAQRGYPGVYTKVCNYVSWIQSTMASN, from the exons ATGAAGTGCCTGCTGCTTCTCGCCTTTATTGGGGTGGCTG TTGCCTTCCCCACCTTTGCTGAAGATGATGATGACAAGATTGTGGGAGGCTACACCTGTGCAGAACACTCTGTGCCCTATCAGGTGTCTCTGAATTCTGGATATCACTTCTGTGGAGGTTCCCTCATCAGCAGCCAGTGGGTCGTGTCGGCTGCTCACTGCTACAAATC tcgCATCCAAGTGCAGCTGGGGAAACACAACCTGGAACTCAGCGAATCTACTCAGCAGTTCATCAACTCTGCTAAAGTCATCCGCCACCCTGGCTTCAGTGCCTACACCCTGGACAACGACATCATGCTCATCAAGCTGgccaccccagcccagctcaaCAGAGCTGTCCAAACCGTTCCTCTGCCTACCAGCTGTGTGGCCACCGGCACCACCTGCCTGATCTCCGGCTGGGGCAACACTCTCAGCAATGGCG TTTACAACCCAGATGAATTGCAGTGCCTGGACGCTCCGGTCCTCTCTGCCTCTGAGTGCTCCGATGCCTACCCCGGGCAAATCACCAAGAACATGATGTGTGTAGGATTcctggagggaggaaaagacTCCTGCCAG GGAGATTCCGGCGGTCCCGTGGTCTGCAATGGAGAGCTCCAGGGCATTGTTTCCTGGGGTTTTGGATGTGCCCAGAGGGGCTATCCCGGAGTTTACACCAAGGTCTGCAACTACGTCTCCTGGATCCAATCCACCATGGCCTCCAACTGA